The following proteins are encoded in a genomic region of Ptychodera flava strain L36383 chromosome 23 unlocalized genomic scaffold, AS_Pfla_20210202 Scaffold_24__1_contigs__length_23054250_pilon, whole genome shotgun sequence:
- the LOC139125017 gene encoding germ cell nuclear acidic protein-like isoform X1: MFLLDVRDVKGAWNKLESSVYEGYLDRKILAEERTYGILYYEVLLPLLAKCKGAKSPLEMNKHYAYTIQKLHHWSENADGLFSGTETLYEESVNPKLDSYIMKVRESHETDDLVKDLLKVCCKAGMEKLQQHAKEHLPGGEFWEPSDAQVAAAQRVTGATNDECESDFGQLSQQYHIAPSSNPLTLSSMVRAKRDHASTWLLSQATDVQNKTISVCVKEMKYLQKKVGTKDCQLKKIHDEKEVFNSAKRQRITESLARKTAIRNTNVRKLRSGKLVTKTSRIDKLNNKETSEQIQLWVTIKDMHCNGNFTALTGRSKIQDKRSILRKLIADNREISCNLQLIISEGNTDANDVPSSSDDDMDTPLAMHVPLATLCQTSDNNNGTSVCDNDVDDDTDDDMHVPLNSLCRVKANASDKKNHNDADIIVDDDDNDDTDDDMHVPLDMLCKVNANMSNKNTHDDDNDDTDDDMHVPLEMLCKVNANMSNKNTHDDDNDDTDDMHVPLNMLCKVNANMSNKNTHDNDDVDNDDTDDLPLSRLF, from the coding sequence ATGTTTCTTTTGGATGTGCGAGACGTTAAGGGTGCCTGGAACAAACTGGAAAGTAGTGTTTATGAAGGATATCTTGACAGAAAAATCCTTGCAGAGGAACGCACATACGGGATTTTATACTATGAGGTGTTGTTGCCACTCTTGGCAAAATGTAAAGGAGCAAAGAGTCCACTTGAAATGAATAAACACTATGCATATACAATACAGAAACTACATCATTGGTCAGAGAATGCTGATGGCCTATTCAGCGGAACAGAGACTTTATATGAAGAGTCTGTTAACCCCAAACTTGACAGCTACATCATGAAAGTAAGGGAAAGTCATGAAACTGATGATCTTGTGAAAGATCTTCTGAAAGTGTGCTGCAAGGCTGGTATGGAGAAATTACAGCAACATGCCAAAGAACACCTTCCTGGTGGTGAATTCTGGGAGCCAAGTGATGCCCAAGTAGCTGCTGCTCAGCGTGTCACAGGTGCCACAAACGACGAATGTGAAAGTGACTTTGGTCAACTCTCTCAGCAATACCATATTGCACCATCTAGCAATCCTCTCACTCTATCCAGCATGGTACGTGCAAAGCGTGACCATGCATCAACTTGGCTTTTAAGTCAAGCAACGGATGTGCAAAACAAAACCATATCAGTTTGTGTTAAGGAAATGAAGTATCTTCAAAAGAAAGTTGGAACAAAAGATTgtcaactgaaaaaaatacatgatgaAAAAGAAGTGTTTAATTCTGCAAAGCGACAGAGGATTACTGAAAGTTTGGCAAGGAAGACCGCCATTAGAAATACTAATGTCCGGAAATTGAGATCTGGAAAGCTTGTTACAAAAACAAGCAGAATAGACAAACTAAATAACAAAGAAACCAGTGAACAAATACAGCTGTGGGTGACAATTAAAGATATGCACTGCAATGGAAATTTTACTGCTCTGACCGGCAGAAGCAAGATACAAGACAAAAGGTCAATCTTGCGCAAGCTCATTGCTGACAACAGAGAGATATCATGCAATTTGCAACTGATTATAAGTGAGGGAAACACTGACGCCAATGATGTACCCAGTTCCTCTGATGATGACATGGACACACCGCTTGCAATGCACGTACCCCTTGCAACCCTCTGTCAGACAAGTGACAATAACAATGGAACCAGTGTCTGTGATAATGATGTTGACGATGACACTGATGATGATATGCATGTACCCCTTAACTCATTGTGTAGGGTCAAAGCAAATGcatcagacaaaaaaaatcataatgatgctgatattattgttgacgatgatgataatgatgacacTGATGATGATATGCATGTACCGCTTGACATGCTGTGTAAGGTGAATgcaaacatgtcaaacaaaaacactcatgacgatgataatgatgacacTGATGATGATATGCATGTACCGCTTGAAATGCTGTGTAAGGTCAATgcaaacatgtcaaacaaaaacactcatgacgatgataatgatgacacTGATGATATGCATGTACCGCTTAATATGCTGTGTAAGGTCAATgcaaacatgtcaaacaaaaacactcatgacaatgatgatgttGATAATGATGACACTGATGATTTACCCCTATCTAGACTGTTTTAA
- the LOC139125017 gene encoding inner centromere protein-like isoform X2, whose amino-acid sequence MSSLPPSYEEAMKEPLQPATRKSNRQMPSSMFSIIEQKETEVRQWRKRYLTLRKSINVRTKDALTDKMNAQERVKETKSAMKELQENTLRRMEDCVAKADLQIQAARLEAQQEVIQEKRKTEAILSEVNRQTKQKIQDLEKRFQDEKQTTVEKSIQKEREFEGTVLTLKAAVQVEQENVARWKMTAEEMMDVANEKEMQLKKVENRTKKIEVVQKRRRSLELKVQRREKNIVSLKAKLKSAEENIEKDREVNKVFYEGIINELKQQMKDKDHNEEVLKKQINQLMTLETKTKSGLYKTEIRMVYYHLLTLGVSANFIEPVIRTVLENLSPIDMKTTPLPKRSTAQRMKVEAGCLATVRGLVEWSRRQDKCVSGTKLTKVRSHSLSGCHTK is encoded by the coding sequence ATGTCAAGCTTACCACCTTCATATGAAGAGGCAATGAAAGAACCACTTCAACCAGCCACAAGGAAATCAAATAGGCAAATGCCTTCTAGTATGTTCTCAATAATTGAACAGAAGGAGACTGAAGTAAGGCAGTGGCGGAAAAGATATTTAACACTACGGAAGAGTATTAATGTACGTACTAAAGATGCATTGACAGATAAAATGAATGCACAGGAGAGAGTAAAGGAAACAAAAAGTGCAATGAAAGAATTGCAAGAAAATACTTTGAGACGGATGGAGGATTGTGTAGCAAAAGCAGACTTGCAGATACAAGCAGCAAGACTTGAAGCTCAACAAGAAGTGAttcaagaaaaaagaaagacagaagCTATTTTGAGTGAAGTAAACAGGCAAACAAAGCAGAAAATACAAGATCTTGAGAAAAGATTTCAAGACgaaaaacaaaccactgttgaAAAGAGTATACAGAAAGAGCGTGAATTTGAAGGGACTGTGCTAACACTGAAAGCAGCTGTACAGGTTGAACAGGAAAATGTTGCCAGATGGAAGATGACAGCAGAAGAGATGATGGATGTAGCTAATGAAAAAGAAATGCAGCTGAAGAAGGTTGAAAACAGAACGAAGAAAATAGAAGTGGTGCAGAAAAGGAGACGTTCATTAGAGCTGAAAGTGCAGcgaagagaaaaaaacattgtgaGTTTAAAGGCGAAACTTAAATCAGCtgaagaaaatattgaaaaggatAGAGAAGTAAATAAAGTCTTTTATGAAGGAATAATCAATGAACTGAAACAACAAATGAAGGACAAGGACCATAATGAGGAAGTTCTGAAGAAACAGAtcaatcagttgatgacacttgaaacaaagacaaaaagtggCCTGTACAAGACTGAAATTCGAATGGTCTACTACCACCTTCTTACATTGGGAGTGTCTGCTAATTTCATTGAACCTGTTATAAGAACAGTGCTTGAGAACTTGAGTCCAATAGACATGAAGACAACGCCGCTACCAAAACGTAGTACTGCACAGCGTATGAAAGTTGAAGCCGGATGTTTGGCTACAGTGAGAGGCCTTGTCGAATGGAGTCGTCGGCAAGACAAATGTGTGTCGGGTACCAAACTGACAAAAGTCCGAAGTCACAGCTTGAGTGGTTGTCACACAAAATAG